TCAACCCGTAGACAACACGCGCGTGCCAGTCAAGCCGTGCCACGACGTCGGGAATCGCCATCGCGACGGGCCCGGCCTGCGACGATTCGTCGACACTCGATGTGGCCGACATCCCGGACGCATGGGCTTGCCCGGACGACGCAGTCGACGACGAACTCGCGCCGCGCGCTTGCCATGAACACCAGGACGGTAAAGAAATCGGCATGTGTTCTCCTACGATAGACGTTCGATATCGGCTCCCTGCCGCCAGATACTCCTGCCGAGGTCAACGCAGTCGAGTTCAGTTTTCGCTCAAATCGAGTGCCTTGGGAAAGCTGCTGCCGGGGGCGCAACCCTGTAAAATGCGGTTCCATTCGCATGTATCCCCTCCCGAAGCCCTTTGACAGGGCGAGGTTCTAGCGGAATTTGCGCAGACGCTTACTTACCTTTCCCGATGGTTCACGATCTCGTCATATTGGCGCCTCACGCGCCCACCCGCCCCGCGTCGGACGCAGCAATGCAAGCGGCCATTCAGGCATTGGCACCGAACCGCTCCATCGAGACGGCACACGGGGTCGGGCGCGTTCGCGATGTGACCGACACACCGGCCCTGAGAAGCGCCATCGGCGCGCTGGCGCAGCAATACGGCGTGGATATCGTGATCGTCGACGGCGAGCGTCGCCTGACGGATTTCAAGCTAGTGGCGATGGACATGGACTCGACGCTCATTACGATCGAGTGCATCGACGAAATCGCGGACTACTGCGGCCTGAAAGCCGAAGTCTCGGCCATCACGGAAGCCGCCATGCGCGGCGAAATCAAGGACTTCAACGAGAGCCTGACGCGCCGCGTCGCCCTGTTGAAGGGGCTCGACGCGAGTGCGCTGGAGAAGGTCTACGAGGAGCGCCTGCAACTCTCCCCGGGTGCCGAAAACATGTTGCGCGGCGTTCAGGCGCTGGGCATTCGCACGCTGTTGGTGTCAGGCGGCTTCACGTTCTTCACGGACCGCCTGAAGGCGCGCCTGCATCTCGACGTCACTCGCGCCAACACGCTGGAGATCGTGGATGGCAAGCTCACCGGCCGCGTGCTGGGCGAAATCGTCAACGCGGAAGTCAAGGCGCGCACGGTCGCCGAAGTGGCAGCGCAGTTCGGCGCTACGCCTGCACAGGCGATCGTCATGGGCGACGGATCGAACGATCTTCAGATGATGGCGATCGCTGGCCTGTCAGTGGCGTTCCGGGCCAAGCCGGTGGTGCGGGAGAAGGCCTCGGTGGCCTTCAACCATGCAGGACTCGACGGCCTGCTGTCGCTCTTGCGTCAGGATTGAGCCATCGAATCTGCTCGTTGCCGCGCGGCAGTCGTCCTCAACGTTGCGGGACGGTGCCGCGCTCGGCGTCGGAAACCTGACGCCACACGAGCGAACGGTTGCGATCAGGCCACGAGGTGCGCCTTCAGACTCGCCTCGATATCGGCTTGCAGGTCGCGTACATCTTCCAGCCCTACGTAGAAGCGCACCAGACCGCCCTTGTGCGGCCACGGCGTGGCCGTGCTCATCGACGGCACGCGATACGGCAGCGCCAGACTGTGGGCCCCGCCCCAGCTGAAACCGATCTTGAACAGGCGCAGCCCTTCGATGAAGGCGTCGATCTGCGCTTGCGAATAGCGCTCGTCGAACACGACCGA
The Pandoraea oxalativorans genome window above contains:
- the serB gene encoding phosphoserine phosphatase SerB yields the protein MVHDLVILAPHAPTRPASDAAMQAAIQALAPNRSIETAHGVGRVRDVTDTPALRSAIGALAQQYGVDIVIVDGERRLTDFKLVAMDMDSTLITIECIDEIADYCGLKAEVSAITEAAMRGEIKDFNESLTRRVALLKGLDASALEKVYEERLQLSPGAENMLRGVQALGIRTLLVSGGFTFFTDRLKARLHLDVTRANTLEIVDGKLTGRVLGEIVNAEVKARTVAEVAAQFGATPAQAIVMGDGSNDLQMMAIAGLSVAFRAKPVVREKASVAFNHAGLDGLLSLLRQD